The following coding sequences lie in one Buchnera aphidicola (Stegophylla sp.) genomic window:
- a CDS encoding RlmE family RNA methyltransferase: MIKKRSISSYRWLSEHFRDPYVRKTHQKNLRSRSWFKLHDIDVKYHLFRTGMNVIDLGSSPGGWSEYAIKHVGKTGSVTSCDMNAMNKISGVFFLQGDISKKIIFNALLNHIQYKKINLVMSDMSPKITGISYTDMSNAFDLFNLAFKIAKITLSNKGIFLIKLFHGEEFENYLHNMYDFFNTIRICKPSSSRSRSKEVFLLAKKKKI, encoded by the coding sequence ATGATAAAAAAACGTTCTATTAGTTCATATCGTTGGTTATCAGAACATTTTCGTGACCCATATGTTCGAAAAACTCATCAGAAAAATTTACGTTCTCGGTCATGGTTTAAATTGCATGATATTGATGTAAAGTATCATTTATTTCGAACTGGAATGAATGTTATTGATTTGGGTTCATCTCCTGGTGGTTGGTCAGAATATGCTATTAAACACGTCGGAAAAACCGGATCAGTGACATCTTGTGATATGAATGCTATGAATAAAATTTCAGGAGTATTTTTTTTACAAGGTGATATTTCTAAGAAAATAATATTTAATGCTTTGTTAAATCATATACAATATAAAAAAATTAATTTAGTTATGTCAGATATGTCACCTAAAATAACTGGAATTTCTTATACTGATATGTCTAATGCATTTGATTTGTTTAATTTAGCTTTCAAAATTGCTAAAATAACTTTATCTAATAAGGGTATTTTTTTAATTAAATTATTTCATGGGGAAGAATTTGAAAATTATTTACATAATATGTACGATTTTTTTAATACAATAAGAATTTGTAAACCTTCTTCGTCGCGAAGTCGATCTAAAGAAGTTTTTTTATTAGCAAAAAAAAAAAAAATATAA
- the greA gene encoding transcription elongation factor GreA, whose amino-acid sequence MYTTPITINGIKKLEKELYELKNYKRPKIINSIIEARQHGDLKENAEYHAAKEEQLFCENRIREIESKLCCAQIVDIKNIYFNGKVTFGSTIKVLNIDINKIFTFCIVGNDESDYKKNLISVNSPIAKALIGKKVSDIVIVNTPGGKVSYKILSIKYI is encoded by the coding sequence ATGTATACAACACCTATAACTATAAATGGAATAAAAAAACTAGAAAAAGAATTATATGAACTTAAAAATTATAAACGACCTAAAATTATTAATTCTATTATTGAGGCAAGGCAACATGGTGATTTAAAAGAAAATGCTGAGTATCATGCAGCTAAGGAAGAACAATTATTTTGTGAAAATCGAATTCGGGAAATTGAATCTAAATTATGTTGCGCTCAGATTGTTGATATAAAAAATATTTATTTTAATGGAAAGGTTACATTTGGTTCTACTATTAAAGTATTAAATATAGATATTAATAAAATATTTACATTTTGTATTGTTGGTAATGATGAATCTGATTATAAAAAAAATTTAATTTCTGTTAACTCTCCAATAGCTAAAGCATTAATTGGTAAAAAAGTTTCTGATATTGTAATAGTTAATACTCCTGGAGGTAAAGTTAGTTATAAAATTTTAAGTATTAAATATATCTAA
- a CDS encoding BolA family protein has product MKNKDIQSYLMKTIPLDKLYVTGDNNHIKIVAIGKIFEGINNVQKQQIIYKPLTKYIIEKKIHAISIHTFTLKEWKKKNTTKQ; this is encoded by the coding sequence ATGAAAAATAAAGATATTCAATCTTATTTAATGAAAACAATTCCTCTCGATAAATTATATGTAACTGGTGATAATAATCATATCAAAATTGTCGCTATTGGAAAAATATTTGAAGGAATAAATAATGTTCAAAAACAACAAATCATTTATAAACCTTTAACAAAATATATTATAGAAAAAAAAATACATGCTATTTCTATTCATACATTTACTTTAAAAGAATGGAAAAAAAAAAATACAACAAAACAATAA
- the rplU gene encoding 50S ribosomal protein L21 — protein MYAILQHGGKQYQIEQGKTIRIEKINLPINKNIEFNNILMFSNNGKTQIGQPNLSNIKIIGNIIQHGKYKKINIIKFHRRKHYKKKQGHRQHFTDVKIINMYHI, from the coding sequence ATGTATGCAATTTTACAACATGGTGGTAAACAATATCAAATTGAACAAGGAAAAACAATTCGAATAGAAAAAATTAATCTGCCAATAAATAAAAATATTGAATTTAACAATATCTTAATGTTTTCAAATAATGGAAAAACTCAAATAGGACAACCTAATTTATCAAATATTAAAATTATAGGTAATATTATACAACATGGTAAATACAAAAAAATAAATATTATTAAATTTCATCGTAGAAAACATTATAAAAAAAAACAAGGACATCGACAACACTTTACAGATGTTAAAATTATAAATATGTATCATATTTAA
- the rpmA gene encoding 50S ribosomal protein L27 — translation MAQKKAGGSTRNGRDSHSKRLGVKHFGGEYITSGSIIVKQRGTKFHAGNNVKLSKDHTIFAIKNGKVQFLKKGIKRKIYVNIII, via the coding sequence ATGGCACAGAAAAAAGCTGGCGGATCTACTCGAAATGGAAGAGATTCACATTCAAAACGATTAGGTGTAAAACATTTTGGAGGTGAATATATTACATCTGGTTCTATTATTGTTAAACAACGAGGCACAAAATTTCATGCCGGCAATAATGTTAAACTAAGTAAAGATCACACTATATTTGCAATTAAAAATGGAAAAGTACAATTTTTAAAAAAAGGAATAAAACGTAAAATTTATGTAAATATTATTATTTAA
- the cgtA gene encoding Obg family GTPase CgtA: MKFVDEVQIQVTAGKGGDGCIHFRREKYIPKGGPDGGNGGDGGNIWIKTDQNLNTLVDYKFKKKFFAHNGCPGKSKNQSGKKGSDIFLYVPIGTRIINYNTKEIICDLDNKKNIILIAKGGKKGIGNSKFKSSINRTPYYKTLGQKGETRFIILQLILISDVGVVGLPNSGKSTLIQSISHAKPKIGEYPFTTLIPCLGTVKIDQKNSFIIADIPGLIQGASHGLGLGVQFLRHLEKCHILLHVIDLLYNIQDIFNNIKIIEKELKKYNKTLYNKTRWLVFNKIDSLEKKIIKEKIKIILKNIKKKKIFFISALKKKGVKKIYQDLFQYLKNNQYK, encoded by the coding sequence ATGAAGTTTGTTGATGAAGTACAAATTCAAGTAACTGCAGGAAAAGGAGGTGACGGATGTATTCATTTTAGAAGAGAAAAATATATACCTAAAGGTGGTCCTGATGGGGGTAATGGAGGAGATGGAGGTAATATTTGGATTAAAACAGATCAAAATTTAAATACTTTAGTTGATTATAAATTTAAAAAAAAATTCTTTGCTCATAATGGATGCCCTGGAAAAAGCAAAAACCAATCCGGAAAAAAAGGATCAGATATTTTTTTATATGTTCCAATAGGAACAAGAATTATAAATTATAATACAAAAGAAATAATTTGTGATTTAGATAATAAAAAAAACATTATATTAATTGCTAAAGGAGGAAAAAAAGGAATAGGAAATTCAAAATTCAAATCTTCTATTAATCGTACACCTTATTATAAAACATTAGGACAAAAAGGAGAAACACGTTTTATAATATTACAATTAATTCTCATTTCTGATGTTGGAGTAGTGGGTTTACCCAATTCAGGAAAATCAACATTAATTCAATCCATATCACATGCTAAACCAAAAATTGGTGAATACCCGTTTACTACTTTAATACCGTGCTTAGGAACAGTAAAAATTGATCAAAAAAATAGTTTTATTATAGCAGATATTCCTGGTTTAATACAAGGAGCTTCACATGGTCTTGGATTAGGTGTACAATTTTTAAGACATCTTGAAAAATGCCACATTTTATTACATGTTATTGACTTATTATATAACATCCAAGATATTTTTAATAATATTAAGATTATAGAAAAAGAATTAAAAAAATACAATAAAACATTATATAATAAAACAAGATGGTTAGTATTCAATAAAATTGATTCTTTAGAAAAAAAAATAATAAAAGAAAAAATAAAAATTATACTTAAAAATATAAAAAAAAAAAAAATATTTTTTATTTCAGCATTAAAAAAAAAAGGAGTAAAAAAAATTTATCAAGATTTATTTCAATATTTAAAAAATAATCAATATAAATAA
- the rpsI gene encoding 30S ribosomal protein S9 — protein sequence MNNIQSYATGRRKSSSARIFLKKGKGDIVINKKSILEYFPRETLRMVVLHPLQLTNMLNQVNLYITVKGGGISSQSGAIRQGITHALIKCDSSLKSELRQAGFVTRDARRVERKKVGLRKARKKPQFSKR from the coding sequence ATGAATAATATTCAAAGTTATGCTACTGGTCGTCGAAAAAGTTCATCTGCACGTATTTTTTTAAAAAAAGGAAAAGGTGATATTGTTATTAATAAAAAATCTATATTAGAATATTTTCCTCGAGAAACATTACGTATGGTAGTTTTGCATCCATTACAATTAACTAATATGTTAAATCAAGTAAATTTATATATTACTGTTAAAGGAGGTGGAATATCTAGTCAATCTGGAGCAATTCGTCAAGGTATTACACATGCTTTAATTAAATGTGATTCGTCATTGAAAAGTGAATTACGACAAGCAGGTTTTGTAACTCGAGATGCGAGACGTGTTGAGAGAAAAAAAGTTGGATTACGTAAAGCAAGGAAAAAACCTCAATTTTCTAAACGATAA
- the rplM gene encoding 50S ribosomal protein L13, with protein MKSFAINCNHVKKNWYYVDAKGKILGRLCTQISYYLRGKHKIEYTPNIDVGDYIIVLNASQVIVTGNKKQDKLYYQHTGYIGGIKKISFHDMILKYPERVIEIAVRGMLPKGSLGRAMFRKLKVYASDSHMHTAQNPAFLNI; from the coding sequence ATGAAAAGTTTTGCGATAAACTGTAATCATGTAAAAAAAAATTGGTATTATGTTGATGCAAAAGGAAAAATTTTAGGTCGTTTATGTACTCAGATATCTTATTATTTACGAGGTAAACATAAAATAGAATATACTCCCAATATTGATGTAGGAGATTATATTATTGTTTTAAATGCTTCACAAGTGATAGTAACGGGAAATAAGAAACAAGATAAGTTATATTATCAACATACTGGTTATATTGGAGGTATTAAAAAAATATCTTTTCACGATATGATTTTAAAATATCCTGAAAGGGTGATTGAAATTGCAGTTCGAGGGATGTTACCAAAAGGATCTTTGGGTCGCGCTATGTTTCGAAAATTAAAAGTGTATGCTTCTGATTCTCATATGCATACAGCACAAAATCCTGCGTTTTTAAATATTTAA
- a CDS encoding chorismate mutase, with translation MYYQKKLLTFRNKINDIDKTILRLLSDRKKIIVKIVHNKIFYNLSIKDKKREQEILEKLFKIGKKYFLSNYYIKKIFKNIIHESVKIQQKIKNKYITKNIFTTPCFTFLGPKGSYSYLATIKYAKKKFQYFNIKTQVNFQQIFQSIKNKISHFTIVPIENTYSGFINEIYSLLLLRKINIIDEVVTPIQHHLITKNITHLKNIKTIYSHPQPFEQCNKFLKTFKNLKIQYTNSTTDAIRKILTIQNNYSAAIGNKEKIKTYQLKNHKNKITNQKYNNTKFFILQNKKFKKFPNVTTKIICIINIKQYLELTNKILFLLTQNKINILKIELKSNHYKIFWENTIYLEIQKYPLSKKIKTILKKIKNIN, from the coding sequence ATGTACTATCAAAAAAAATTACTTACGTTCAGAAATAAAATAAATGATATTGACAAAACAATACTACGATTATTATCTGATAGAAAAAAAATAATAGTAAAAATTGTACACAATAAAATTTTTTATAATTTATCTATAAAAGATAAAAAACGAGAACAAGAAATATTAGAAAAATTATTTAAAATAGGAAAAAAATATTTCTTATCTAATTATTATATTAAAAAAATATTTAAAAATATTATTCACGAATCTGTAAAAATACAACAAAAAATTAAAAATAAATATATTACTAAAAACATTTTTACAACACCTTGTTTTACTTTTCTTGGCCCAAAAGGATCATATTCATATCTTGCAACTATAAAATATGCTAAAAAAAAATTTCAATATTTTAACATAAAAACACAAGTAAATTTTCAACAGATATTTCAATCTATTAAAAATAAAATATCTCATTTTACAATTGTACCTATTGAAAATACTTACTCTGGATTCATCAATGAAATATATAGCTTATTACTATTAAGAAAAATAAATATTATTGATGAAGTTGTAACTCCAATACAACATCATTTAATTACAAAAAATATCACTCATTTAAAAAATATCAAAACGATTTATAGTCACCCTCAACCATTCGAACAATGTAATAAATTTTTAAAGACATTTAAAAATTTAAAAATACAATATACAAATAGTACTACAGATGCAATAAGAAAAATACTTACAATACAAAATAATTATTCTGCTGCTATAGGAAATAAAGAAAAAATAAAAACATATCAACTAAAAAATCATAAAAACAAAATTACTAATCAAAAATATAATAATACTAAGTTTTTTATATTACAAAATAAAAAATTTAAAAAATTTCCAAATGTTACTACAAAAATAATTTGTATTATAAATATAAAACAATATTTAGAATTAACTAATAAAATATTATTTCTTTTAACCCAAAATAAAATAAATATATTAAAAATAGAATTAAAATCAAATCATTATAAAATATTTTGGGAAAATACTATATATTTAGAAATTCAAAAGTATCCATTATCAAAAAAAATAAAAACAATATTAAAAAAAATAAAAAATATCAATTAA
- the rpsP gene encoding 30S ribosomal protein S16, whose amino-acid sequence MVKIRLALHGAKKKPFYKIVVADSRFPRNGRFIENIGFFNPNINQKSKKINLNLNRIDYWIKNGAKMSERIKTIIKKIKKNNFLHNKN is encoded by the coding sequence ATGGTAAAAATACGATTAGCATTACATGGTGCAAAAAAAAAACCATTTTATAAAATAGTAGTTGCAGATAGTCGATTCCCGCGAAATGGAAGATTTATTGAAAACATTGGATTTTTTAACCCAAACATTAATCAAAAATCAAAAAAAATCAATTTAAACCTCAATCGAATCGACTATTGGATAAAAAATGGTGCAAAAATGTCAGAAAGAATAAAAACAATAATTAAAAAAATAAAAAAAAATAATTTTTTACATAATAAAAATTAA